One Azoarcus sp. DN11 DNA segment encodes these proteins:
- a CDS encoding HlyD family type I secretion periplasmic adaptor subunit, with translation MSEIGQESFQRIGDVSQRVGRPLRPWLDRAFARVIPDASPGGRLEWAADADWALIQEEPLRARMLLRVLVIGLLVLLLWSAFASVDEVTRGDAKVIPSSQVQIIQSVDGGVVEEMLVREGQVVEAGQLLLRIDPTRFVASLAENRSQYFALRAKAARLDALTAGTALNMPRDVLREVPEIADHERRLYESSVAELDAQLSIARQQLAQRQQELNEVRARHEQSSNGLNLAQQELNVTRPLVTSGAVSEVEILRLQRDVARLRGERDQAAAQIQRILSAISEATRKIQEVELNVRNQQRIDLSDTMAKLGALSEGGRALEDRVKHAEVRSPVRGTVKRLLVNTIGGVVQPGKEVVEIVPLDDALILEAQIKPKDIAFLRPGQNALVKFTAYDFAIYGGLDAVVEQIGADTVTDEKGNAFYIVRVRTLKSSLGESLPIIPGMVAEIDILTGKKTILSYLLKPVLRAKANALSER, from the coding sequence ATGAGCGAGATCGGTCAGGAATCGTTCCAGCGCATCGGCGACGTGTCGCAGCGGGTCGGCAGGCCGCTGCGGCCGTGGCTCGACCGGGCCTTCGCGCGCGTCATCCCCGATGCGTCCCCTGGCGGTCGCCTCGAGTGGGCGGCGGACGCGGACTGGGCGCTCATCCAGGAGGAGCCGCTGCGTGCGCGCATGCTGCTGCGCGTCCTCGTGATCGGCCTGCTCGTGCTGTTGCTGTGGTCGGCGTTCGCGTCGGTCGATGAGGTCACGCGGGGCGATGCGAAGGTCATCCCGTCCTCGCAGGTGCAGATCATCCAGAGCGTGGACGGCGGCGTGGTCGAGGAGATGTTGGTGCGCGAAGGGCAGGTCGTGGAGGCCGGGCAGCTGTTGTTGCGCATCGATCCGACCCGTTTTGTCGCATCGCTCGCGGAGAACCGCTCGCAGTATTTCGCCCTGCGCGCCAAGGCGGCGCGGCTGGATGCCCTGACCGCGGGCACGGCGCTGAACATGCCGCGCGACGTGCTGCGCGAAGTTCCCGAGATCGCCGACCACGAGCGGCGCCTGTACGAATCGAGCGTGGCCGAACTCGACGCCCAGCTGTCGATCGCCCGGCAGCAGCTGGCACAACGCCAGCAGGAGCTCAACGAGGTACGCGCGCGCCACGAGCAGAGCAGCAACGGGCTCAATCTGGCGCAGCAGGAGCTCAACGTCACTCGGCCGCTGGTAACGTCCGGGGCCGTGTCGGAAGTCGAGATCCTGCGCCTGCAGCGCGACGTGGCACGCCTGCGGGGAGAACGCGATCAGGCCGCGGCGCAGATCCAGCGCATCCTGTCCGCGATCTCAGAAGCCACGCGCAAGATCCAGGAGGTCGAGCTCAACGTGCGCAACCAGCAGCGCATCGACCTCTCCGACACGATGGCCAAACTCGGTGCGCTGAGCGAAGGTGGGCGCGCGCTGGAGGACCGCGTCAAGCATGCCGAGGTGCGTTCGCCGGTGCGCGGCACGGTCAAGCGCCTGCTCGTGAATACGATCGGCGGCGTCGTGCAGCCGGGCAAGGAGGTCGTCGAGATCGTGCCGCTGGACGATGCGCTGATCCTCGAGGCGCAGATCAAGCCCAAGGACATCGCCTTCCTGCGGCCTGGACAAAATGCACTCGTCAAGTTCACCGCGTACGACTTCGCGATCTACGGCGGACTCGATGCCGTCGTCGAGCAGATCGGTGCGGATACCGTCACCGACGAGAAGGGCAATGCCTTTTACATTGTGCGCGTGAGGACCTTGAAATCGAGTCTGGGCGAAAGCCTGCCGATCATTCCCGGCATGGTGGCGGAGATCGACATCCTCACGGGCAAGAAGACCATTCTTTCCTATCTGCTGAAACCCGTCCTGCGGGCCAAGGCCAACGCACTGTCCGAACGATGA
- a CDS encoding type I secretion system permease/ATPase, with product MLELNGVFAHAKGAAAGDPRADGDALLDCLLLIARAHGAATTRDAAVAGLPLENGRLNPSLFARAAQRAGLSSKVVRCAPERLNPSLLPAVLLLKGDKACVLLGWSEGSGHARVVFPELGEAAVEMPRAELAARHDGYAIYARPIFRFDARTPEVRAVRRQHWFWGVIAENASLYRDVLLAAFMINLFAIAMPMFVMNVYDRVVPNHAMETLWVLGLGVLIVLAGDLILRTMRGYFVDLASSRADVKLSAAIMERVLGLRMEQRPESAGSFAANLRAFESVRDFISSATVVAFIDVPFALVFLLVIGWIAWPLMLPFVIGVVVLLVYAMTVQGRMHELAETTYRAGAQRNATLVEGLVAMETVKAVCAEGPIQRKWEKSAALLARVGTQLRLLSSTAMNGAAWVQQAVSVAIIVLGVYLIRDNLLSMGGLIACYMLSSRAMAPIGQVAGLLVQYHNAATALSSLDKLMNQEVERPDDTNFISRQSFRGEIEFRDVGFHYPGQETAALSEISLRIRAGEHVGIIGRVGSGKTTLEKLILGLYRPTSGAILIDGIDQRQLDPAELRRHIGYVPQDVTLFYGSLRENITLASPLADDADVLRAAETAGVTEFANTHPQGFDMQVGERGASLSGGQRQCVAIARAVIHQPPVLLLDEPTASMDFTSEEELKRRLRGFAQGRTMLVVTHRTSLLELVDRIIVIDGGRVVADGPKDQVVDALRQGRVGRAR from the coding sequence GTGCTTGAACTCAATGGCGTATTTGCCCACGCGAAAGGCGCGGCGGCAGGAGATCCCCGGGCGGACGGCGACGCGCTGCTCGACTGTCTGTTGCTGATCGCGCGGGCGCACGGTGCGGCAACCACGCGCGACGCCGCGGTCGCCGGCCTGCCGCTGGAGAACGGGCGGCTCAATCCCTCCCTGTTCGCGCGGGCGGCGCAGCGTGCCGGGTTGAGCAGCAAGGTCGTGCGTTGCGCGCCCGAGCGGCTCAATCCGTCGCTGCTGCCCGCGGTGCTCCTGCTGAAAGGCGACAAGGCCTGCGTGCTGCTCGGGTGGAGCGAGGGCAGCGGCCATGCCCGCGTGGTGTTTCCCGAGCTGGGCGAGGCCGCGGTCGAGATGCCGCGCGCCGAGCTGGCCGCACGCCATGACGGGTATGCGATCTACGCGCGCCCGATCTTCCGCTTCGACGCCCGCACGCCCGAAGTGCGGGCGGTCCGGCGGCAGCACTGGTTCTGGGGCGTGATCGCGGAGAACGCTTCGCTGTATCGCGACGTCCTTCTCGCGGCGTTCATGATCAACCTGTTCGCCATCGCGATGCCGATGTTCGTCATGAACGTGTATGACCGGGTGGTGCCCAACCACGCGATGGAAACGCTGTGGGTGCTCGGCCTCGGCGTGCTGATCGTGCTCGCGGGCGACCTCATCCTGCGCACGATGCGTGGCTACTTCGTCGATCTCGCCAGCAGCCGCGCGGACGTCAAGCTGTCGGCGGCGATCATGGAGCGCGTCCTCGGGCTGCGCATGGAGCAGCGTCCCGAATCGGCCGGCTCCTTCGCGGCCAACCTGCGTGCGTTCGAGTCGGTGCGCGACTTCATCAGCTCGGCGACGGTGGTGGCGTTCATCGACGTGCCCTTCGCGCTGGTCTTCCTGCTCGTCATCGGCTGGATCGCCTGGCCGCTGATGCTGCCTTTCGTCATCGGCGTCGTCGTGCTGCTCGTGTATGCGATGACCGTGCAGGGGCGCATGCACGAGCTCGCGGAAACGACCTACCGCGCGGGCGCCCAGCGCAACGCGACGCTGGTCGAGGGGCTCGTCGCGATGGAGACGGTCAAGGCGGTGTGCGCGGAAGGGCCGATCCAGCGCAAGTGGGAGAAGAGCGCGGCGCTGCTCGCGCGCGTCGGCACGCAGCTGCGCCTGCTGTCATCGACGGCGATGAACGGCGCGGCATGGGTGCAGCAGGCCGTCAGCGTGGCGATCATCGTCCTCGGCGTGTACCTGATCCGCGACAACCTGCTCAGCATGGGCGGCCTGATCGCGTGCTACATGCTGTCGTCGCGCGCGATGGCGCCGATCGGCCAGGTCGCCGGCCTGCTGGTCCAGTATCACAACGCCGCGACGGCGTTGAGCTCGCTCGACAAGCTGATGAACCAGGAGGTCGAGCGCCCGGACGACACCAACTTCATCAGCCGCCAGTCCTTCCGCGGCGAGATCGAGTTCCGTGACGTCGGCTTCCATTACCCGGGGCAGGAGACCGCGGCGCTGTCCGAGATCTCGTTGCGCATCCGCGCGGGCGAGCACGTGGGCATCATCGGCCGTGTCGGTTCGGGCAAGACCACGCTGGAGAAGCTGATCCTCGGCCTGTACCGCCCGACCTCGGGGGCGATCCTGATCGACGGCATCGACCAGCGCCAGCTCGACCCCGCCGAGCTGCGCCGGCATATCGGCTACGTGCCGCAGGACGTGACCCTGTTCTACGGTTCGCTGCGCGAGAACATCACGCTCGCCAGCCCGCTCGCGGATGATGCGGACGTGCTGCGCGCGGCGGAAACCGCGGGCGTGACCGAGTTCGCCAACACTCACCCGCAGGGGTTCGACATGCAGGTCGGCGAGCGCGGCGCGTCGCTCTCCGGCGGGCAGCGCCAGTGCGTCGCGATTGCGCGGGCGGTGATCCACCAGCCGCCGGTGCTGCTGCTGGACGAGCCGACCGCATCGATGGACTTCACCAGCGAGGAGGAACTCAAGCGCCGCCTGCGCGGCTTCGCACAGGGCCGGACGATGCTCGTCGTCACGCACCGGACCTCGCTGCTGGAACTGGTCGACCGCATCATCGTCATCGACGGCGGCCGGGTGGTGGCCGACGGTCCGAAGGATCAGGTTGTCGACGCCCTGCGCCAGGGACGGGTCGGGAGGGCCAGGTGA
- a CDS encoding Fur family transcriptional regulator, which produces MPTPLVSPAANLIAARGGRVTRTRTAVLEVLQHSARSLNHDDIAVELAANGLPHDRVTLYRTLDWLVEQGLAHRVIGPDRARRFKAGGAASSSHAHFHCDRCGHVLCLESIRPDDRFTLPAGYQPERAELVFHGTCADCGRRRGAKA; this is translated from the coding sequence ATGCCCACCCCCCTCGTTTCTCCGGCCGCCAACCTGATTGCCGCCCGCGGTGGTCGCGTGACGCGCACGCGGACGGCCGTGCTGGAAGTACTGCAGCACAGCGCACGTTCGCTGAATCATGACGACATCGCCGTCGAACTCGCCGCCAACGGCCTGCCGCACGACCGCGTGACGCTGTACCGCACGCTCGACTGGCTCGTCGAGCAGGGCCTCGCGCATCGCGTCATCGGTCCGGACCGCGCGCGGCGTTTCAAGGCCGGCGGCGCGGCCAGCAGCTCGCACGCGCACTTCCACTGCGACCGCTGCGGCCATGTGCTGTGCCTGGAATCGATCCGGCCCGACGACCGATTCACGCTGCCGGCCGGCTACCAGCCGGAACGGGCCGAGCTGGTCTTCCACGGCACCTGCGCCGACTGCGGCCGCCGGCGCGGGGCGAAGGCCTGA